The Periophthalmus magnuspinnatus isolate fPerMag1 chromosome 17, fPerMag1.2.pri, whole genome shotgun sequence sequence TGAAAATGCCATGTACCCATTCAAATTTCATGATTCCAATTGTGTAATGCAAAGATAGTTCTTGGGTTAACTGGTAACTTTAGCAGCTCTCCAAAAGCTGTATGAATTCTACATACTAAGCTTAATCAGTGACATTTGATTGATCCCATGTACACTTAAGACTTACACTATAAAGTAATAGTTTGTTTTATGTGATACTAACTGTGCCTCATCAAAGGCTGGTTCTGGCTATGTCGTGTATTTTGGTTTAATTTCAGACACTTGCTTTAAATGACCactacctttttttcttttttttctttttctgaggGTCCATTACAGTTTGTCTCCATAAGATGTTACTGCTTGTCTaaagtatggaattaaactctTCTGgctgactccatggagacaaggaagtgAAAGCAACAGGCCAAGtaacaggccagatctgtggaaggGCAAGTCCAAGCAcagttttaagatttttttattttaaatttttttatcaaGAAAAACACCAGTAATTCAAGCAATAGATATGTttgatgccatattgtgggacattccaggcaaaacaatagcatttACGTGGAGACAAATAGGCCTTGCACTTTAAAGGTAGACTATCAATGACACATTATGGCCGCATAATTTTCCCGAATTAGTGTAGCACAGCAGTTAGGAGGTCCTCTGAGActgtttacttatttattggTGGCTTGAGGAGAACGTGTTGAATAATACAATGGGGAGGCTAGACAGACAGGACAGAATCTGTACACTGTCACTTACTATCTTGACTGCTTCAGCACAATTTAAATCACTCAGGCAGAACTGAAGCTTCACTCGTACACTATTGGATGTTTGAATAAGACTATAATTGATTGGGCTATGGGGTCATCATTACAAAAATCGGATTTAGTGAGAATACATATTTGTTtatcaaaatgtattaaactttgGTTAATTACGCATTTGATATACAATCAGGAGTGATTCGGGTTACGCAGAATAATTGAGCGGGtaactaaatattcaaaaacactACGTAATCCCATAGTCCATTGCTCCAGCGTCTGCATTACCTAATCCCGTCGACCATCGCGGGAGGCGGGGCAAGTGCCTGTTGTCAGAGCAACCTGCATGTCATTACAGTTTCCCCGCCCATCATATCATCTTCGGCCAATCAGAAGCCTTAGAAATTACATCATTGTTATTTTCAGAGGGGCTGCAGCTTAGAGGTGGATAAAGTTCGTCTCCACGTTGGAAGTGATACTAAGTATTATCCCGGTTGAGacgttatttttacttttcgagaaggaaaacaaacaaataaggtACGTGTCATACGTGAAAACCAAACGCAAAGGCGGAAGAACAGTGTTTTTGTATGCGACTGTGCGATTCGCGGGAGAGGAAAGTTTTCTTGGGACAGTTGTCGAAAGTGGAACTTCAAATATTCTACAACACTTTCAGCGAGGACTGTTGAGTCACGGGACATATGAAAAGGGACTTTTAAAAACAGTCTACGAAACGTAGTAAATCTATGTCCAAAAAAATGGAAACGACCTTCTATGAGGAGAACGCCTCCAGTACGCAGCGCGACGGGACAGGGGTGTTCGCATTTAACCCCAAGACTCTCAAACAGACTATGACACTGAATCTGAACGACCCGAAAAACTTCAAGCCCCAGCTGAGCTCCAAAGCTCTGGACATCCTGACGTCCCCGGACGTGGGTTTACTGAAGCTGGCCTCGCCTGAGCTCGAGAGGCTCATCATACAGTCGTGTACCGGTTTGACTACTCCCACCCCGACACAGTTCATCTGTCCCAAGAACATCACAGACGAACAGGAAGGATTTGCCGAGGGCTTCGTAAAGGCGTTAGCAGAACTCCACTACCAGCAGTTACCAGCGCCAGCCGCGCACTCTGACGCGCAACCCAGCGGCAATAACAATGTGGCATCTGGCCCTTCTGTGTCCGAAAATGGTGGAGCCCCTTTCAGCAGCACGGCACGCACGGAGCCACCAGAGTATACTAATTTAGGCGCATTTGCGGGTGGCGTGGGCTCTGTTACGTCCAATGAGAAACACTCCACATCTTATCCACTCGTCCAACCACCCCACAACCACATAGACCACCAACTAGCGGTGGCTCACCACCCACGGCTCCACGCACTCAAAGAGGAGCCTCAAACCGTCCCGGAGATGTCCGGggacacccctcctctctcccccatcGACATGGAAAGCCAAGAGCGCATCAAAGCGGAGAGGAAACGCATGAGGAACCGGGTAGCCGCGTCCAAATGCCGGAAAAGGAAACTGGAGAGGATCTCAAGactggaggagagggtcaaaaaCCTGAAGACCCAAAATACGGAATTGGTTTCCTCTGCCAATGTTCTTAGAGATGAGCTGGCGCTACTCAAGCAGAAAGTTATGGACCACGTTAACAGTGGCTGCCAGCTTATTCTCACCCAGCAGCTCCAAGCTTACTAGAAATAAACAAGTGGCACTTGGGACCAAGCTTTGTAGACTTCACGTTTGTATATAGATCTCTTTTTGTACTCACTATCTGCCACAGACTGGCCAAGACCTCAAGACAACGTTCATGAAAAAGTAACCCCATCATGTTACAGGACAGGTGCTTTTGTCTCAAGGGTGCACTTTAGTCTCAAGGGTGCACTTTATGACACCCTTTTAGGCTACATAGAAAGACTGTCCCAGATTTTAtttgatgatggtgatgatgatgatggaaaAATAACGTTAACTGGACTTTACCCCGCATGATCATGCACTAAAGCTTTTATTGCTTTTCATTTTGAGCCCTGCACTGAGTGTCCCACCAGCTAACGTACATTGACAGTAACACTAACAGTAAACACATCACAGAGGATGTTAATTGGTGTAGCATTTACTGACAACTGCCTTATTTTCTTAATATTTGCATACAATTTTGTTATATGGGTGTAACTAACGTTAAACCTGAAATAACACTTTTTAACATTTCTACGTTGTATTTTTAGCACTTGTAaattaatacaataaatgtcttCAACATATagcctgttttagtccttatacaatttatttcagtgatactACGGAGAAGAACGTTTACAATTGGGTAAGAGGATTTTGTTTATGAAGACACAGGAGCAGACGGGACAGTGAGTCACCAGCTGACAGCATGAGCCAGCGTGCTCCTTCATTGGACAGCTGCGTGTCGGAAGTGCAACACAGCCAAATATGGTAAGAGGCTGTGACGCCGTACGGAACCAGTATCTGAACGTGTCTGAATCACCGTCTAGCTGCGAGCTTAGTGCATCATCGGTACATTTAGGTTTACAATTCAGTGTAAAAACGGGCTTGCGGCTTATTAAGTAATCTAGCTGACAAGTACAAAAAGATTTTTATTAacactgtacaaaaaaaaaacaaaaaaccatcACACATTTGCCATTCGTCCATAAAGATGAAAAAATCTAATGACTGGGGATATTGTAAATTCCATATAAAAGCAAAATAAGTAAGTGACAAAGTTATAAATCCTGGTCCATTCATTTTTATACACAATAAGAACCATATGAAGGTTCCAATGTTTTAGGATTAATGTCATCCTCAGAGTTCCAGTTTTGCTTTGGATTTATGAAATCTATCAACCAACTAGTATACCATCCTTTGAGGAGATCCGTTGTCGATGTACATAGTCTTGTTCAAGTTCTTCGTGACTGGGGTGCCAGAGCCGTGACAAAATGCGTTCCATATTGAGAGCATACATTGTGTGAGAAGGCATCACACCATGGTTTACCTTTAAAGTAAAATGAATGTATCATCAATACTGTACATTATTCTAACTATTAATAGAGATAGAGAGTGGCAGTTTTGACCAAATTTTGACCAAGGCATAAAGACTCACCTGTAAAGCTTCTAGAAGGTCAAACATGTTGATTGGAGGTAGCGATGCAGGAAGAGTATCAGCAGAACAAGCTAACAAATGAACAGCCTGCTGCTCAGCTTCATCCGGTGACATCTGAACTGGAGGCCCAGCCGGAAGGGAGGCACTTGGAGGAGGACTAAAATTAcagattaaaatgaaattattgtcaatattttgtgcacatataaaataaaaattctgttGCACAGTCCTTAGTAGTATTCCTATTTCTGCTTGTATGTGATATTAGATATAACACCAATCAATAATACTAAatgctaaaaatacaaaatataccaaATGCTTTTAGTTCAGACCCACACATACATGCTCatacttaaatattttgtttatcaacatagttttaatatttaatttaaaactatGTTGAtatagttttaattttaatatattaGTTAGTTCAATGTGTTACATACTAATATAAAAGAAGCTTACCATTCCATAACACTGTGATAAGCAGCAAGACTATTTTTCAGATATGGCTGAGGCACCACATCATTGCCAAATGCATAAGGGAAATGGCCGTCTCGTAACCGGTAAGCTTTTCTTCGGGTGATCACAGCTGTCAAGACATCTTTCAAGTGATGCTGCAATAAATTGTGGAATCAAGCAAGATATCAGTTATCAGATCAGTTCTATATTTGGTTAAAATTCAAAAGACGGTACATTGGCAATTTAACctaaataaaatattagttAACACCTTTGCCTTTCTATTAGCTACACACCTCAACTGCATGGACCATTGTGTTCACGGCATCCTCTGTGATGTTATCCAGCCCCAGTTCAAAGGCTGTCACCATCATGCGGGCCTCCAACTGACCTCGTGTGGGAAGCAACAATGTGTGGGCGCTGAGacgcagctcctcctcctctccacctgcaTCCCGTGGACTAAAGGGCTGTGCTGCACTCAGAGGGTTCTGGGGCTGGAATCGGTGctaaagaaacagacaagatttattaaacattttacacatacTGCCagtcaaacacatttattattttaaaacaaaacttacaTCAAATTTTTGCCTTGAGGAACTTTTTTTCTTCACCTTTGGTTTTCCGGGCTTTGAAGCAGGGCCACTTGACCACTGTAACGGTACGCCCTCTAGaggataaaatataaaaacagtataGCATGGTTGGAATTGCCGTAGCTACACTATTGCACAAGCGTTTTGAGGACATActttaataatacaatataaatattcTGATACCTGGTGTAGAGACGATGATCTGGCAGCGGGTTAAAATGGCCAGGAGAAAATCATTGTGAAAGTGAACtagaaataagaataaaaatagatatatGTGAAATGCAcaaattaacaatattataacaaagaAATGACAAACCATTTTCTTGTGCTAGCAGACGACGTGCCTCAATGTCAAATTCTTCTTTGCTGATCTTCTGCTTGAACCACAGCTTCAAATTTGCCCaataactaaaaatacaaaaaaaatagagAAGATGCTTTGGCAGATAAGACTGTGATTCCTTTTAGTGTAATTACACCAGAGGGGGGCTTTTCTTAAGATAATAAAGCTTTATAGAAGCAAACAGTCTAAAGTCAATAAAATTACTGAACATTTTAATCGCCAAATAGTAACTTAAACAATTTACAACATTGGATGCTAGCAAGACTTGTGAGCTAACGTTAATCTTTACTTTAATGtcgagtgtttttgtttttacaaataAGTAACAAAATAACATGGGAACATGCTTATCTAAATGAAGCTAATTGTAACTTACTGTTTAACATTATCGCCAATGGCATCAGTAAGATTTTTCTTTGCTATTTCGAGCTCACTTGAATTAGCGGCCATTGCGTCCGTTGTCGCTTATAATGACGTCATCAATAAGCGTCTGACTTGCCCTTGCAGAAAGTTTACTTTCTTCATCGtacatttaacaacaaactaaattAGAGGTTCGTTTCATTCATATACGGTACGTGTAagtaataattgtaataatacGTTTCGTCCCATCTCTTTGTGACTTTGGGCTTTGGGCCTATGCTTGACATAATGCAataatgcaaaatgtatttacatgaCCAACAAGAAAATTGCAGTGATTATATTTCGTTATTATTTGTACGTGTTGCACTATTATTTGGAAGATTTAAACGTCGACCTTTGGAAGATTTAAAGATCTAGaccttttgcatttatttttacatgttccTGATATAACCACAATGACCAGTAGATGGGAGTAGATCTTAATTTACAAAACCAAAAAGGCATTTAACTTCTGTATGTTCTGATGAGGTTATATTCTTATATTCTTTGATTAGGTTATTTCAGTTTAACGTTGGAAATAGGACAGTCACTGCCTGGTAGGCCCTATAATAACAACTTTTAGTCTAATGTGTAAACgtccaattaaataaataaataaaataaaataatgcaatacAATCTTATAATCTAAGGTGTAGTGACCATCATAAAAAGAAAACTTATAAATAAAGGGAATCACGCTGTTTTAGCCTTTGAGAAATTCTAGGACATGACTGACAAGAGATTTCCTCCCCAGCTTTCCTGTGTGTTTATCTTTCCTGCTACTGGAGTATTAGCCTTGTGCCTTCATGCTCCTCTTTTTTGCCCCTTGTGGTTTTGTGGCCCTTGCTTCTTGTGAGCCGGTTTGTGTTCTGAGGCCCTCATCGTCTCACTGTTTTAACTGTGGTGTAAAAACAGTGAAGATGTCAGTCTGACAGTGCCTCTTGCTCTTTCTCCCCAGGTGGCTGTGAAGCCTTAAGCAGACCTCCATGACTAGGACCATATATCACAATAAGCTGGATTGTTTAAGCCGAgcaggcagcacacacacagttaaCGCTCAAATAAACTTGAGGGTTCTCCAGTTCGGCGATTAATGCTGACTCTGCTCTACTGAGGTCGATCCATTTTTAATGTTAAAGTAAAAGACAAATAACTTTAGGACATAGGGtcaatacttttttctttggATGACAAATCCATCCAATACACTTCACTAGTATAAATTCAACTGTCTTTTGTTTATGTCTAGACAGTATTTTTAGCTTATCATAAATGACATGTAAAAACACCTCTTTAACAAAGTATGAACCTCTTCAAACTCTAGTGTGTACTAATAAGGACATGGGGCAGAAACCTCCCAGATCTGTCTACTACCACATGTACCATAAGAACTGTTAATAAATCAGATGAAATTTAACTGAAAGGCTGAAATGTGTGGTTgtttacaaagaaaacattaCACTTCCTGTCAGTTGATTAGGCACCTGACACTAACTGTGCTTTTGTTTATAAATGAGTTGGCCGCACGAACATTTTCTCTAACACTGACCTCTTTTAGTAAACACAACTGCACTGTATGGCCCCATTGGTCCAAGAATCTACCAAACCCAGTACCATTTTGGAGGAGAGCTTACAACCTCTTGGACAGTATAATGACAAGGAGAGCTTTGACGCATCGATGTTATCCAGGTGTCTTTGTGGGGGAGGACTGTGTGTGTCCACTACATAAGAACCAAGGATGCCACCTCCAACTTCACCTTAAACAGGTGCAAGGTATTTTGTGGCAGAGACTTAACTGTTCATTTACAAGGTCAAAGAGATGCAAAAAATGCAAGGGTTCCGTGTGTGCACTGAAAATAGGAGTTGTTAGTGCATCCCACATTGGCACTTTAGTAGCATGGGTACTGTAAACTGAACTGGCATTTGTATACTAACTTACTTCAAGCTTGAAATATACATCACTccaaaatttcagttttgtcaTATTCCTGTCTGAAGGCTATTTTCTTAATACAATACTAGAACTAAACAATATGTTCCATATATACACATGTGAacagaataaacaaaaatacaagataaaTGACAAGATAAAAGGCTATCCAGGTTCAGAGCTATAGGGAGAGTTGAGAAAGAAATGTATGATTTTAGGAAATAATTCCATCTATTCTGTTAACACAGTCATATTATATTATCTCATACAACATATGTTTTTGTAAACTGTTAAGTTTCCTCAACCAGACATCTGCCTTATGCACCACCACAACAGAAACTATAATACTTAACGTTGAATGTTGCTGAAACTCCCTACATGAAAATTAATATATTCAATTTATATGAAGGCATTcattgcacaaaacatgacaggACCTGCCCCCATAGTGACCTCGACCCTCCCAATTTATAGTTCTGTAGTACAGACAAGTAGAGTGACTcatatgtttttaaatcttttattaGTCTGACCACTTACTGCTgttgtcattaaaaaaacagcacTTTGTGTTTTTAGCACTGTtgcattttttaactttaaaagaaatagtttaataACTGGGTGTAGCAGCCACAGTGGGGAAATGAGGCCATAAGAGAATCTCTTTTCATCTAAATACACCAAACACTGTCTTATACACTGTTGTTCAAAACACCATAGCCGTTACAGTGAATAAAGAAATGGTCTCTGGGATGTGTGTGCCTACAAAGAAAGCACTAGGAGatattttaaagaaaacatttgctTAAGGCACTTTTGCATGGAAAGAATGTAAATTTCTCTCCATCTAACACAAAGCAAGAGGGAATGTAACCTGGAAATGAAATTTGGACTAATTCCATCTCAATTCACCGACTcatgtctatattttctttgaAATGTACTTGCAGAATGctccataaacacatttttctcagcTCATAACCActaaaaacaaatcattttggCCCTTCCCACAAAGTCGCTCACTGGAAGTTGATCaacaacaaaatgagaaaagcaTATAACAGCACTTTCCATTTGCTTTTACTTTAGCACACTTGAAGAATGATTGTCATTTATACATTTGAGGAAATTACGTCTATTCCTGCTAGGATAATTTACTGTTTGACCAGGACACCAGGTCCTTTTCTGTTATGATAAgttaattatacatatatattataggTTCCTGTAATTTCAACATGGAAATAGGAGTAACATAGAGTACAAGGGTCATTTTAAGTGTTGGAGGGATTATAAATTGTGTCCTAGTGTTTTGCACAtcaatacattgaaaaaatatattttggcaAGATCagagaaaaatttaaatctttTTAAGCGGTTAGCAAAATGGATTTTCCATATCACCAGTACTATAGGTCAAGTAAAATGCCACATATGTTTTCCCCAGACAGTTCTCTGAGAGTGGCAGGAAGAGCTGGATTAGATTCCATGTTGCTCAAGCTTAAGAAAGTAATCAATGAAAGTCTTTCTCTCAGTAGGGTGACtttgtaatgaggaaaacaCAGCCCAGAAATGACAGCTTACACTGATTAACTGCGAATGTTGGAGGATAAACGACACAGGTAGTTTGTAATGTCCACAAAAGTTACTGCTTTTCAAGGCTGATTGTCTCCATTGCCTTAAATCTCTGACTCTGTGTGCTCAGTCTATAGGCCGGATCATCATGCGCACTCCTTTCATAGAGTAGAAGCCTCCTCCATAATCAGCCCAGAAGATGCCATCTTGAAACTTGCTGCGGTACACTCCCCCATTGTACCACACTCCGTTCAGGTTGGTTTGTCCACACGCATTGTACCACCAGCCTCCTTTGTGGAAATGAGCGCAGTTACCTGTTATGGGGCAAAAACAGTTTTATTAGTAATAGCAAATCATATTGGTGTGCAAAGTATGCATTTCATCATTAAGCTACAAGGTTCACTACTATGGTTGTAGGAAATAGTTGTAAGTTAGTTTGGTGTACTCTAGAAAGATAGATGAGATACTGCATAAGCTCCACTGGGACATTTGGGATGATGCTATaactatgattttaaatgtagctaattgcaatttaattattattagaaTTATTCTCAATTTcaagtttatgtttaaaaatcttcacaaaaaagtacagttacccCAGAAATCTACATGAGTATTGTAATATTGTGCATTGCTTGAGATAACTTTTTTGTGTATTGTAAAATTTGGTAGCTTTGTTTTATCCCTACACCAGAATTGATATTGTTTTGTATGGTTTGGGTTTTTGATGCCCCCATACCTGAAAAAGCATCCTTGTCACGGTCCAGAGTAGTGAACTGTTTGGCGTTGTGACTGGTGAGGGAGTCCCCTGCATTGCCCTGGTAGGCACCCAGACGCAGCCGGTAGCCCTCACTCTCCGGCTCCAGGTGGAAGCTGTTGTACTGGGCATAAACCTTCTTCCCCATCcagtcctccagctccaccagCAGCTTGTAGTCCAACTGTTTCCCCAGGAGATAGATGCCCTCCAGACCCAGCCAGTACTCCCCGTCTATGTTACCAAAGCCACTCTAAAGCACACAGATTACAAGGTAGAGTCAAATTGCAGAAAACATTGCAAGATGTTTGTTATGCGGGTTCTGTAGTTTAGAAACAAGACAGTTGTTTGGTATAATGTGGAAGAGAGTGTGGGAAATAACAGAACaatgaaaatgttgttgttgatgaATTTTACCCATGATTCTGTAATTTAGACACAAAAGATGAAAGGATCCAAAATAGGATACCACTCTGCCTTTGAAATCCACAAAAACATGTCGTAgtctttaaactgtaaaataagCACGATTCTGATGCGTGTAAACCCTTACAAACTATTGGGTTTCAGCGAATGGTGAAAAAAGATTGAGCGTCTGTGTTGAATAACCACGAGTGCTCTACAGTGTGTCTGGCCTTGTGCCTTCACAACACTTTGCATGGAGGAGAACGCTGAGGTTTTCGATTGTGGATTAACACTTTAAGCCAGAACATGATGAATGATGCAGGGTTTTAGACCTGGgcctcctggtttagtgctatgTGTCCCTGTGTACATGTGGTAACTTTGTGGGTGAACAAAGAAGCAAATCACTGTTGAAGCGAGCCATTTAGCTTCCAGTTACACATCTACTAGTCTGAGTGGAATCACTGAGGCTGCCAACAGTGATATTCTCAATCTGTCTAGGCACTGATGAGAGGGTCTATATGAGGCCTATAAGCACCCACCGAGCATTTAGGATGGCtgcatagtagtagtggttttgGAAAGAAACCCCCACAGATTGGGCTGTGGTACATTCTTTCCTACCGGTCTGTCTAAAGTTTCATAATGAGAATCTCGCACTAAAGGACCTCAGATGGATAGAACTGCTGACATAGCATTATATATAacacaaagtaaaaacacaagaaCTCCAGCTGAGGAAATTGTCCTGAAGACCCCGATGATTACCCTGATCGGCCCCATAGTTACGTCTGGATAAATGCAATCATAGATGGAGTGAGAGACAAGAAAGAcaaacagaagagacagagcTTTAGGAGTGTGCTTCCGTCTGTCTTCACCTTATAGTTATCCCAGTTCCTGAAGAAGTTCACAGAGCCGTCTCTCCTGCTCTGGATAACAGTCCAGCCTCCATTGTCTATGCCCTGTTCACACCAGACCTGCAGCGGCCTCTCAGCCTCGTCAGGTTTGATCACATACATGCCACTGGTGCTGTGACCCGCTTCCTGAGCCTGGAGGCAGTCTCTGAAAGGACCTTAGGAGGAAAACGTGTGAGTGTGACAGGCAGCTTAGGAATAAAATAAGAAGACAGACAGTTTTTATGGGATAAACTATTAACAACCAAAACTATTATACAGCTGTAAGGCTTTTGGCTgtagaaaatacaaaacaataataaaacgcCAACAGTAAAGTTAGGGAAACCAGTAAACGAGAAGGCAGACTTGCTAAtagaaaacacatttctttAGGATGTAGGCCCTGGACTGCTTTACCCGCAACCAGAACCTGACAGAAGGGCAAATTAAGAATTTTCTCTCGAGGCCAACAAACCAAATTAGATGTTCTGTTAACACACTGTAAAGTGGCTGAAGTTTTGTTAAGGTAATTCCCATTACATGAGTTTTAATTACAGGCAAACATGTAGAATGTTGTTTCTAAGGGCGTCACCTGTCTAATAATGGAATAATATCTGAAGGTATATGAATGCTGAGCTAAGAGGTTGGCCTGGGGTCTGCCTCAGTCTCTCATGCAATGGAACAGTTTTGTCAGGATCCTTTTTATACAGGGCTGCACTCAAATCCCACACTTTATTATTCTTGGGCACTGGCAATCTTAATGTGTGAGGAATTTGAGTTGATGAGCGAAATAGCATTGGTAAGGTCTTTCTCAGTGCAGCTCCAAGTCCTATGCTTCAGTTGAGTCTGAgacattacaacatttttatttccattCTGGTTAGTGTTTCTCTTGAATAGGAAGCAGACTTCCAATTGAGTTTGGCAATCATTAACCTGTAAAATCAAAGCCATGGGTCTACCTGCTATTTGTGTCTGactttgttttcagttttcctTGGCCTAAAATGTCATGATGGCTCAGAATTTTTGTGGTGATTGGTGAAAGGGTGAATGAAATAGGATGAATGAAGGGGCTGACAGATGGGTAACTCACCCTCTGCACTGAAGTTCCTGTGTGGAGTTTCTTGTGCTTCCAGGGTACCACTGGTTGGCGAAGGCCCAGAGCGGGAGCCTCTTTCCCGGCCAAAGGCTCTGGTATTGTCCCTTTGGATTTCATTAGTAAAGCGCGGGACATTTACGGGGATGTTCTCGGGCACCACCTGCACCATTGGGGGTCCCATCAGAGGGGGCTCTTGTTTGCGACTGTAGACCTGCATACAGCGCTCTTCTAATGCTCCAATAATCACAGACTGGTTGTTGACTATTGCTGACAGTGCTGCATACTTCGCCTCCAGTTCTCTGTATCGTGAAGACAAACGTAAGGATTCTGTGGTGGCGTTTAAGATGCGTGTTTCTAACTGTGCCAGCTCTAATGAGTTGTCTCTCTTTCTGATGATTTCATGCAGTAGTTGCATATAAAGCTGGGTCACTCTAGAGTTCATGTTCCTACTCTCCTTTCTCAGAAGTTTCATCTCATTCACCAAGTTCCCGTCCACATCCACCACCAGTTTCAAAGTCTCCATCTCCCTCCGCTGCTTTGATAGAAGATCTCGCACTGCAGCCACATCCAGTCTTGTCACTCGATCTTTGTCTGTTGAATAACCACGAGCTGCACAGATTGGGCCAGTGATCTTTTGCTCAGGAACGAGGAACGTGTAGGAGCACTTTTTAGGCTCAGCCCCAGCCTCTGGAGCTCTTCGTATTCTTGTTAAAATGGGGTGTTTTGTTAGAGCTTCAGTGTTGATTGAAAAAGATAAACTCAAGCAAATTAAAATACTCCACAATCCAGTTTCCATGATGTCGTTTTATCTCCAAACCTGTAGCAAGAACATACAACATAATTTACTGCACTGAGTATCTTCTGACATGGGAAAATACTAAGATTAACATTAATAGCTGTGTTATAATGATTAGAATATTCAAATACACTGTACAGAATAACTTTGGTCACATCCTTCTCTTGCAGGGGTAGCCACAGCAAATTGTGTAATGATTTAGGTCAAATTTCTTGACACAACTCCTTAGCAATAAGAAGTCACAACACCAGAACTACTAAAAACAGAATACTATTgaagaagtaaaatacatttcctcCGTAGGGCTTCTGTCGCCTTTAGTCCTCTTGGAGCCCGACCAGTGCCACCCACTCTCTGCAGATCTGTTATCATaactcatattttaaaatacctTCTCTTTCATTATGTATCAGGTGTCTGGGTGTGTTTAAGCGCTGGAATCtggtttgcattttttttcagttaagtTGCTAGTTTGTGAATTCAACACTTTTTAccacttttatatttatatttagacTGTGTGGCACATAT is a genomic window containing:
- the angptl1b gene encoding angiopoietin-related protein 1b, whose product is METGLWSILICLSLSFSINTEALTKHPILTRIRRAPEAGAEPKKCSYTFLVPEQKITGPICAARGYSTDKDRVTRLDVAAVRDLLSKQRREMETLKLVVDVDGNLVNEMKLLRKESRNMNSRVTQLYMQLLHEIIRKRDNSLELAQLETRILNATTESLRLSSRYRELEAKYAALSAIVNNQSVIIGALEERCMQVYSRKQEPPLMGPPMVQVVPENIPVNVPRFTNEIQRDNTRAFGRERGSRSGPSPTSGTLEAQETPHRNFSAEGPFRDCLQAQEAGHSTSGMYVIKPDEAERPLQVWCEQGIDNGGWTVIQSRRDGSVNFFRNWDNYKSGFGNIDGEYWLGLEGIYLLGKQLDYKLLVELEDWMGKKVYAQYNSFHLEPESEGYRLRLGAYQGNAGDSLTSHNAKQFTTLDRDKDAFSGNCAHFHKGGWWYNACGQTNLNGVWYNGGVYRSKFQDGIFWADYGGGFYSMKGVRMMIRPID
- the LOC117385661 gene encoding transcription factor Jun-like, with amino-acid sequence MSKKMETTFYEENASSTQRDGTGVFAFNPKTLKQTMTLNLNDPKNFKPQLSSKALDILTSPDVGLLKLASPELERLIIQSCTGLTTPTPTQFICPKNITDEQEGFAEGFVKALAELHYQQLPAPAAHSDAQPSGNNNVASGPSVSENGGAPFSSTARTEPPEYTNLGAFAGGVGSVTSNEKHSTSYPLVQPPHNHIDHQLAVAHHPRLHALKEEPQTVPEMSGDTPPLSPIDMESQERIKAERKRMRNRVAASKCRKRKLERISRLEERVKNLKTQNTELVSSANVLRDELALLKQKVMDHVNSGCQLILTQQLQAY
- the tada1 gene encoding transcriptional adapter 1; this encodes MAANSSELEIAKKNLTDAIGDNVKHYWANLKLWFKQKISKEEFDIEARRLLAQENVHFHNDFLLAILTRCQIIVSTPEGVPLQWSSGPASKPGKPKVKKKSSSRQKFDHRFQPQNPLSAAQPFSPRDAGGEEEELRLSAHTLLLPTRGQLEARMMVTAFELGLDNITEDAVNTMVHAVEHHLKDVLTAVITRRKAYRLRDGHFPYAFGNDVVPQPYLKNSLAAYHSVMECPPPSASLPAGPPVQMSPDEAEQQAVHLLACSADTLPASLPPINMFDLLEALQVNHGVMPSHTMYALNMERILSRLWHPSHEELEQDYVHRQRISSKDGILVG